A stretch of Chitinophaga caeni DNA encodes these proteins:
- a CDS encoding retropepsin-like aspartic protease, with protein MIKIGGVYQVPVEVNGVPMHFIFDTGSSTISISSAEALFLYKQGSLEISDFMGVANFIDASGNISNGTLINLKTIKIGNRELSNVRASVVLNLKAPLLLGQSALEKFGKISIDNRNKEITFE; from the coding sequence ATGATTAAGATTGGTGGCGTTTACCAAGTACCAGTTGAAGTTAACGGTGTACCTATGCATTTTATATTTGACACCGGGTCCAGTACAATTTCTATATCTAGTGCAGAAGCCTTGTTTTTGTATAAGCAGGGCAGTTTAGAAATATCGGATTTTATGGGCGTTGCCAACTTTATCGATGCTTCTGGTAACATTTCCAATGGCACGCTGATCAATTTAAAGACTATAAAAATCGGGAATAGGGAGCTTTCCAATGTAAGGGCTTCTGTTGTGCTAAATCTTAAGGCTCCCTTATTATTAGGGCAATCTGCCTTAGAGAAGTTTGGTAAGATATCAATTGATAATAGAAATAAAGAAATTACGTTCGAATAA